CTTGCAAGAAGCCAGCGGTGACTATGCAGCCAGCGAAAAAAACGCTTCTCTAGTACAAGCAGAAGCCACCGAAGACGAACAAAACCAAATTTCCCCAGAAGAAGGGCTGCGACCGCAACATTTTGACGATTATATCGGGCAAAAAGACCTAAAAGAACTCCTCCATATCTCCATTCAAGCCGCCAAATCCCGCCAGGAAGCCCTAGACCACCTGTTATTGTACGGACCCCCAGGCTTGGGAAAAACCACCATGGCGCTAATTTTAGCCCAGGAAATGGGGGTTAATTGTAAAATTACCACAGCCCCCGCCTTAGAACGCCCCCGGGATATTGTGGGATTGTTGGTGAATTTGCAACCCGGCGATATTTTATTCGTAGATGAAATTCACCGCCTGCCCCGCATCACCGAAGAAATTCTCTATCCGGCGATGGAAGACTATCGGGTAGATATTACCGTGGGCAAAGGCAAAAGTGCCCGCAACCGCAGCATTTCTTTAAATCCATTTACCTTGGTGGGGGCAACAACTCGAGTTGGGGCTTTGACTTCACCGTTGCGCGATCGCTTTGGGACATTGCATCGGCTAAAATTTTATGAAATCGAAGAACTCGACCAAATTTTACGGCGAACCGCAGAAATTCTACAAACCCCTCTCACCCCCGAAGGGTCGCTAGAAATTGCCCAACGCGCCCGGGGAACCCCTCGCATCGCCAATCGGCTGTTAAAACGGGTACGGGATTACGCCCAAGTCAAAGCATCGGGAACCATTACCGCCGAAGTTGCCCGAGTGGCTTTAGAATTGTTCCAAGTAGACCCCAAAGGTTTGGATTGGACCGACCGACACCTGCTAACCATAGCCATCGAAAACTTTCAAGGGGGTCCAGTGGGATTGGAAACGTTGGCGGCAGCAACGGGAGAAGATAGTCAAACCATTGAAGAAGTTTACGAACCGTACTTGCTACAAATCGGCTACCTGCAACGAACCCCCAGAGGTCGCCTAATTTCCCCGGCAGCTTGGCAGCATTTGGGGTATACCCCACCCGATACGCAGTTGCATTTAGAATTTTAGGGGAATTTTCTTAAAAAACTGTTCGTTGCAGTATCGTCAAAGTTTCTCCACTACCTAGAATGCGGGAATTAGCAACTGTCGAGATATGGTCGAATTTCCATCAAGGGGAAACTTAGGTGATGCAAATGCAATTCAAATAAAATTCGTATATTCCAGAGATACAAATTTTTTTATATTTCCTTTATACGAAGAAAAATAAGTATTTTCTCCAAAGCGCGACTGGTTAATAAATTTTACAAATGATTTCTTCCTATTAGACTGAAGGCTCAAAAAAATGAAGTAATATATCTCCAATATCAATATTTTGTTTCAATCGTCGATCTTTTGGTGGTGTGATGGAATCGCAACCTATATATATTTTAGGCGCTGGTCCTGCGGGATTGGCAGCAGCCTACAGTTTGACCAAACACGGATATTCTGTTGTCGTTGTGGAACGGGAATCCCAAGTAGGAGGGTTAGCCAAAAGTATAACCTATAAAAATTTTATTCTCGATTTTGGTCCCCATCGCTTTTATACCAAACTAGCACCGGTTTTGCGGCTTTGGGATGAAGTTTTGGGAACAGAACAAGTTACGGTGAATCGCCTGACACGTATTTATTATAGGGGCAAATATCTTTCCTATCCATTAAAAGCCAAAGAAGTTCTTTCTGTACTGGGGATTCAAGAAAATTTCCGCATTCTCACTTCATATTTTTGGGCGCGTTTGTTTCCCTACCGCCAGCCGGGCAATTTTGCCCAATGGGTGACCAATAAATTTGGGCGGCGGTTGTTTGAAATGTTCTTTAAAAGTTATACGGAAAAGTTGTGGGGGGTTCCCTGTACGGAAATTAGCGCTGATTGGGCTTCCCAGCGAATTAAGGGGTTGTCGCTGATGAAAGCTGCCCGCAATGCGTTGTTGGGAAACGATGGTAAGGTAAAAAGTTTGGTTGACCAGTTCCAGTTTCCTCGTTTGGGTTCCGGTCAGCTATACGAAAAAATTGTGGAATTTCTGCATCGCCACGACCAGCAGGTATTGCTGAATACAGAAGTGACGAAGGTTCACCAAGAACAAGGTAAAGTTACTTATATTACTTTACGCGATCGCGACACCAACGAAAGCAAAACAGTTCCCTGCAGCCAGGTGATTTCCTCGATTCCCATTACGGTGTTGCTGAAACAGCTAGATGAAGCCCCACCCCAGCCCATTATCGAACATGCGAAATCTTTGAAGTTCCGCAATACGGTTTTGGTGTATTTAATTGTGGATAGGGGAGATTTGTTTCCCGATAACTGGCTGTATATCCACGACAATCGGGTGAAGTTAGGGCGAATTAGCAATTTTGCCAATTGGTCGCCGGATATGTTGCCCAATGACTGGCAAACGCCTTTGTGTTGCGAGTATTGGTGTAATTTTGACGATGAGTTGTGGCAAATGGATGAAGCGCAGTTGCGGCAGCAGGCGGAGACGGAACTGAGAACCATTGGTTTGTTGGGCAACGAACGGGTTTCGGATGGGTTTGTGGTACGCTTACCACGTACGTATCCCCTTTATGCGGGTAATTATAAGGTGGCGTTGGAAAATATTCAGGCTTATTTTGAAGGGTTTGAAAACCTGCAACTGATTGGTCGTTACGGTTCGTTTAAATACAACAATCAGGACCACAGTTTGCTAATGGGCATTTTAGCAGCGGAAAATGCGATCGCGCCGCAAAAACACGATCTTTGGTCGGTCAATACCGATAGCGAATATGTAGAAGAGGCATCCGCTGACGCTAAAACCACTGCCAGCAATCAAAACCAACCCAAACGCAAACGCGGTCTGTTGCGCCAGTTAGGCTATCAGTTTACCAGTTATTTGTTTACTGGTGGGGCGGCGACGATTGTGGATGTGTTGGTGTTTGCGATTTTGACCCAGTCGGGTTTGTGGTATGTATGGGCGTTGTGTATTAGTTATTTGGTGGGAATGAGTACCAATTTCTGGCTGAGTCGTCGTTTTGTGTTTGGCATTTACTGGCAAAATTGGCTGGTACAATATGTAGTGTTTGCCGCGATCGCGACCAACAGTTTATTGGCAAATTTAGGTTTGCTACAACTTTTGGTGAACGAATTGCAGTGGCATCCCACCTGGTCTCGTCTGGTGAGTGCAGCTTGCGTGGCAGTGTTAAGTTTTACTGGTCACAAGTTGTATTCTTTTGCGGAAAAACCCAGCGAACGTTTTGGCAACTCTCCAAAAGCAAAAACTCGTCTACAAAGTTCTTCAATAGAGCAATAATAGTTATCTGTTGACGGTCGCATTTACCTAGCTTGGCAGCGTTCGATCGCAATTTTTTATTGGCATAGAAGCAAAAAATGTACCCACAGGAACTTGGCAAGTTTTCTTGGCAACAATTTTATCGCCAACCCGAATCC
This is a stretch of genomic DNA from Geitlerinema sp. PCC 9228. It encodes these proteins:
- a CDS encoding GtrA family protein, encoding MESQPIYILGAGPAGLAAAYSLTKHGYSVVVVERESQVGGLAKSITYKNFILDFGPHRFYTKLAPVLRLWDEVLGTEQVTVNRLTRIYYRGKYLSYPLKAKEVLSVLGIQENFRILTSYFWARLFPYRQPGNFAQWVTNKFGRRLFEMFFKSYTEKLWGVPCTEISADWASQRIKGLSLMKAARNALLGNDGKVKSLVDQFQFPRLGSGQLYEKIVEFLHRHDQQVLLNTEVTKVHQEQGKVTYITLRDRDTNESKTVPCSQVISSIPITVLLKQLDEAPPQPIIEHAKSLKFRNTVLVYLIVDRGDLFPDNWLYIHDNRVKLGRISNFANWSPDMLPNDWQTPLCCEYWCNFDDELWQMDEAQLRQQAETELRTIGLLGNERVSDGFVVRLPRTYPLYAGNYKVALENIQAYFEGFENLQLIGRYGSFKYNNQDHSLLMGILAAENAIAPQKHDLWSVNTDSEYVEEASADAKTTASNQNQPKRKRGLLRQLGYQFTSYLFTGGAATIVDVLVFAILTQSGLWYVWALCISYLVGMSTNFWLSRRFVFGIYWQNWLVQYVVFAAIATNSLLANLGLLQLLVNELQWHPTWSRLVSAACVAVLSFTGHKLYSFAEKPSERFGNSPKAKTRLQSSSIEQ
- the ruvB gene encoding Holliday junction branch migration DNA helicase RuvB, yielding MAIISSANPSPHSNHKKKKPAKDRLQEASGDYAASEKNASLVQAEATEDEQNQISPEEGLRPQHFDDYIGQKDLKELLHISIQAAKSRQEALDHLLLYGPPGLGKTTMALILAQEMGVNCKITTAPALERPRDIVGLLVNLQPGDILFVDEIHRLPRITEEILYPAMEDYRVDITVGKGKSARNRSISLNPFTLVGATTRVGALTSPLRDRFGTLHRLKFYEIEELDQILRRTAEILQTPLTPEGSLEIAQRARGTPRIANRLLKRVRDYAQVKASGTITAEVARVALELFQVDPKGLDWTDRHLLTIAIENFQGGPVGLETLAAATGEDSQTIEEVYEPYLLQIGYLQRTPRGRLISPAAWQHLGYTPPDTQLHLEF